The nucleotide sequence GTTTAAAGACATATATGCTGTTTGCAGGTGTTCAACACGACATTGGcaaatgtgattacattcaatcacttccattttcttaaatgattACATGCGTTTGTGTGTAAGTGTTTGTGTCGTAGACAGGACATGCTTCGATCCTCTCATTGCATCTGGCCTCCACAGCAGAAAAAACAAGATAAGGCACGGCAGTGTAGATAGAATGGGCATATAACATGAtaaaatatccttcaaaaataaaaacataatagaacacattttctcttttttatcatGCCTCTCCGGTAAAACAAAAGTGTGGAGAGAGAGGTGATTAGAAAATTAAGAGATAGTGAGGATACATTCAGATGTAGGGAGGCAATATGAAGAGGATTCAAATGCAATAACATATACATAAGTAgtacctatgaagcacgggcATAGACACGGATGTGGAACACTATAGGGATACTGACACTTCAACACCAatgataatttgagaaaatgacataattcaatttaatcatatGTGTCGATGTCAAAGACACAGACGCATGTCCAAtaccgggacacgcctaattTGAGGAGTGTCCTTGATTCATATTAAGTACACTAGAAAGGAGTTGAGAACCTCAATGCGAGATGCTCAAGTAGTAAAGACAAAAACTTAATACATCACATCCTTTTCTTGTAATCCTGTTTTACTATTGATATACAGAAAGAGCTTGAAAAAAACTGATGTGTTCTGACCTGCTTGTCAAACATTATCTTACTCACACAATCAATGTGTGTTCATGCAGGTTATGGGTGTTTGCCCTGATGAGATCACAATGGTTTCGGTTTTGTCTGCATGTGCTGATTTGGGGGCACTTGAGCTTGGAAAATGGGTGGAATCATatgttgagaagaaaaataTCCCAAAATCTGTGGAACTCTGTAACGCACTGATAGACATGTTTGCAAAGTGTGGCAATGTTGACAAAGCTATCAAATTGTTCAGACAAATGGACTCACGCACCATAGTTTCATGGACTTCAGTAATTGCTGGTCTCGCGATGCATGGTCGTGGTTTAGACGCCGTTTCTCTATTTGATGAAATGGTTGAAAATGGGATAACACCTGATGATGTTGCTTTCATTGGGGTGCTCTCTGCTTGCAGTCACTCAGGACTTGTCGACAAAGGAAGATACTATTTCGGTTCAATGGAAAGGAATTTCAGCATAGTGCCAAAGGTAGAACACTACGGATGCATGGTAGATTTGCTTTGTAGAGGTGGGTTTGTTAAAGAAGCATTTGAGTTTGTTCAAAAGATGCCTTTTGAACCAAACCAGATCATATGGAGAACCATAATCACCGCTTGTCATGCAACTGGGGAACTCAAGCTTGGAGAGAGTATCTCCAAAGAGCTGATAAAAAGTGAACCGATGCATGAGTCTAATTATGTTTTGCTGTCGAACATTTACGCGAAATTGCGACAATGGGAGAAGAAGACTAAGGTGAGGGAGATGATGGATATGAGAGGGATGAAGAAGGTTCCAGGGAGTACCATGATTGAGGTAAACAATGAAATGTATGAGTTTGTTGCAGGTGATAAGTCTCATGATCAGTATAAGGAGATATATGAAATGGTGGATGAGATGGGTAGGGAAATCAAAAaggcagggtatgtgcctacaaCATCTCAAGTGTTGCTTGACATtgatgaagaagataaagaagatGCTTTGTATAGACACAGTGAAAAGCTTGCAATAGCTTTTGCTCTTTTGAACACTCCCCCTGGAACATCAATTAGGATTGTGAAGAACTTGCGTGTCTGCGAAGATTGTCATTCTGCTACTAAGTTTATATCTAAGGTTTATAATCGAGAGATTGTCGTCAGGGACCGCAATCGCTTCCACCATTTCAAGAATGGTTTGTGCTCTTGTAGAGACTTTTGGTAATTGAAAACGATTAGAAAGTTAAAAATTATGTGTTCATTTGCTGAAAATTAATGGTGTCTTCTACTGATGTCAATATATGGATGTTGTCCTCGGTTGGCGACTTATCCTACAAAGGctagaaaatataaacaaattttgttgcTGATTTTTCTGTTATTGAAACTAGTATACACTTTAACTTAAAGTTGAATTTCATTCTGGAATCAAGTTTGAGGTAAATAGCAGTACAAAATTTTCAACCCAAGCTAAAAACTCAAAGActaaaacattttattattattatttgccTTATTCTATTCAAACTGATTTAGAATAAAGGAAATCAGTTTCCCCACCCTTATTCTATTCAAAACATGCAATTAACTCTTATTGGGACCTGTTAATTAAGCCTACGtgtaacataattttttgtgaTATGAGGCCTACAAGTCTCTTTACTGGTGTAGACAGTGGAAGGGAGGTGAAATAATATTATTTGCTTTGCCTTGAACATTATTGCATATTGCAGAATTTGGCTTCTTTGGATCAACTGAGGTAATGTTGATTTGTTCCAAGGTAATATTGTCACACCCTATATTGGCACAATCTAGAAAAATAGCATCATCACCACTGCATGTTCCATAGATATTACTAAATGTTACATCACTCACTTTTACTGCGTCCTTctgcaataaaaaaagtaaaagcaaAATTTAGGCATATTATTATTCattaacaaaatcaaatcaatcaaCATGAAGTAAGGGAGAAAAAATATTAACCTGTTCTCCACCTCTCATGTAATGTTGTTGAATAGATATAGGGTTTCTTATTTGATTGACTATGATATGATCGAAAATGATAGCTTTGGCGTATCCTTTTCCACCCttaaaaaacacaagaatttTGTTGATTAAATTTAAGATTCAATTATAAATATACTATCTATCATATACTAGTAATTACacagtatttttattttcaattaagtTTGTAGCATTACTGGCCATGTCTTGATTCTTGCTGCACTATCAGCTCCATTGAATGTGCAATTCCTGACGTTCACACGATCTGCAAATTCCTCAGCTCCACCACCCCCTAAACTCCCCACACTACATCAAAATATAAGGTATGAATTAATTATTCATTTGTAAAACGTTAATTTTAGgtgaaaacataaataattaatcatTCAAACAATGGTTCATGCCTCAAATAAAATTCATTACATCTTTTTATTCAGTGTAGTGTATAAAGAAGAAATGTCAAATTGTGCACATTTTCATAATTGAAAAAAGTTTAGGTGAGTTGAATCTGAAACCCAACTCGCTAGGGCAGGTATAGGATCAGAGAGATAAATTATGCATAGAAGCTTGATGTTTACATGTTAGAGTATTTTGACATACCTAATGCCATGAGTCCCAGGTCCACATGTAACTTGAGTGACATTGATGAATTGTGACCCACCTTTAATAGCAATGCAATCATCGCCTATATCGTAAAATTCATGAGTAAACAAAGATTGAAATCCTTAAAtcaatatttaaaagaaataacatgCTAACAATCTGGAGATAGATGTAAGCAAATTCTATAATGATTATTTCAATTAGAGGTT is from Medicago truncatula cultivar Jemalong A17 chromosome 1, MtrunA17r5.0-ANR, whole genome shotgun sequence and encodes:
- the LOC11423194 gene encoding probable polygalacturonase At3g15720, with protein sequence MGNIIAPHRDAWGSCSKRWLYFLNVHGMTVDGSGVIDGRGEAWWSNLNGTKGCAANARPTALLFERCDGLQLSGLTHINGPAMHVYVVHSQDVTISHINISSSKDSYNTDGIDISNSIRVNIHDSIIQSGDDCIAIKGGSQFINVTQVTCGPGTHGISVGSLGGGGAEEFADRVNVRNCTFNGADSAARIKTWPGGKGYAKAIIFDHIIVNQIRNPISIQQHYMRGGEQKDAVKVSDVTFSNIYGTCSGDDAIFLDCANIGCDNITLEQINITSVDPKKPNSAICNNVQGKANNIISPPFHCLHQ
- the LOC11425697 gene encoding pentatricopeptide repeat-containing protein At4g21065 translates to MIKSKFLLSTNTMINLKLPINTPKTRLTEQTILTLLNSHCNTLSKLTQIHAFILKTGLQNNPLILTKFTSTSSNLNSIHYATSFLFPPSHTTSTPTPSYDAFLFNTLIRAYSQTRDSKSNSFLFYRTMLRYGVTPNKFTFPFVLKGCAGIGSLRLGKCVHGCVVKFGFEEDVHVLNTLIHMYCCLGEDGFEFAEKVFDDSPKMDTVTWSAMIAGFVRLGCSSRAVDLFREMQVMGVCPDEITMVSVLSACADLGALELGKWVESYVEKKNIPKSVELCNALIDMFAKCGNVDKAIKLFRQMDSRTIVSWTSVIAGLAMHGRGLDAVSLFDEMVENGITPDDVAFIGVLSACSHSGLVDKGRYYFGSMERNFSIVPKVEHYGCMVDLLCRGGFVKEAFEFVQKMPFEPNQIIWRTIITACHATGELKLGESISKELIKSEPMHESNYVLLSNIYAKLRQWEKKTKVREMMDMRGMKKVPGSTMIEVNNEMYEFVAGDKSHDQYKEIYEMVDEMGREIKKAGYVPTTSQVLLDIDEEDKEDALYRHSEKLAIAFALLNTPPGTSIRIVKNLRVCEDCHSATKFISKVYNREIVVRDRNRFHHFKNGLCSCRDFW